The following coding sequences are from one Eucalyptus grandis isolate ANBG69807.140 chromosome 11, ASM1654582v1, whole genome shotgun sequence window:
- the LOC104425242 gene encoding NAC domain-containing protein 92, translating to MEDEIVELPPGFRFHPTDEEIITHYLTKKVLNPNFNSCAIGEADLNKSEPWDLPKKAHMGEKERYFFNQKDRKYPTGMRTNRATESGYWKATGKDKEIFRGKSNLVGMKKTLVFYKGRAPKGEKTNWVMHEYRLEGKFSYYNLPKVSKDEWVVSRIFHKSTGIKKNESGLIPGLFPIDPSGDDELPNPSPSPSLPPLMDDSYFARPISSFPKSENDFPGMTSASAPRSAEGNYGDEMNGFHRFNPSNTNYQTDPSSSAFSSMFSGQLSFPISPYDGIDNPDFFLGFGYGGSDNTQAIIRGMAASQHETRGLEQTLIKGEQFAMSNNKSMVSHSQDTGLSTDANAETSSSAISKHEAGNFSDFLWE from the exons ATGGAAGACGAAATCGTAGAACTGCCTCCGGGCTTCAGGTTCCACCCCACGGACGAAGAGATCATCACTCACTACCTCACCAAGAAAGTCCTCAACCCCAATTTCAACTCCTGCGCCATTGGTGAGGCTGATCTGAACAAGTCCGAACCCTGGGATTTGCCTA AGAAAGCGCATATGGGGGAGAAGGAGCGGTACTTCTTCAACCAGAAGGACCGGAAGTACCCGACGGGGATGAGGACGAACCGGGCTACGGAGTCCGGCTACTGGAAGGCCACGGGCAAGGACAAGGAGATTTTCCGAGGGAAGAGCAACCTGGTCGGGATGAAGAAGACCCTCGTCTTCTACAAGGGAAGGGCTCCGAAGGGGGAGAAGACTAACTGGGTCATGCACGAGTACCGCCTCGAGGGCAAATTCTCTTACTACAATCTCCCAAAGGTCTCAAAG GATGAGTGGGTGGTGTCGAGGATTTTCCACAAGAGCACTGGGATCAAGAAGAACGAGAGCGGTCTGATTCCGGGCCTGTTTCCGATCGATCCTTCCGGTGATGACGAGCTGCCgaatccttctccttctccttcgcttcctCCTCTCATGGATGACTCTTATTTCGCGAGGCCAATCTCAAGCTTCCCGAAAAGTGAGAATGATTTCCCAGGCATGACAAGCGCGTCTGCACCAAGATCGGCTGAAGGAAATTACGGGGACGAAATGAATGGGTTCCACAGGTTCAACCCAAGCAATACCAACTACCAAACAGACCCAAGTAGCTCGGCCTTCAGCTCCATGTTCTCCGGGCAATTGTCGTTCCCCATCTCGCCGTATGATGGCATAGATAATCCGGACTTCTTCTTGGGATTCGGCTATGGAGGCAGCGACAATACTCAGGCGATCATCCGAGGGATGGCGGCGAGCCAACACGAGACGCGGGGCCTGGAGCAGACGCTGATCAAGGGAGAGCAGTTCGCGATGTCGAACAACAAGTCCATGGTCAGCCACTCGCAGGACACCGGGCTGAGCACTGACGCAAACGCCGAGACATCCTCCTCCGCCATCTCCAAGCATGAAGCCGGGAACTTCTCCGACTTCCTCTGGGAATAG
- the LOC104425243 gene encoding tyrosine-specific transport protein isoform X1 — protein MPPSLSYRLTNSVTASRFNFPRHNINHPRNTAANLPILFNPDKTPLHNPTPSLTKNPIFTSKTQKLTSVPNCADPSESLHLSQPSGTQEQTQKKSFWGAVSLIVGTAVGPGMLGLPALTIKSGPFPSTIAILLAWVYVVSSIVLVAELTFAAMEEDGVGEVSFTGLATKALGNGFGALVAIVYASLSFSLLVACVSGIGSIVSQWFPCVDVALAFGLFPLAVGVVIRFFPFYAIDAANRLLCFVMLISISALVGIGLSVARSNVVASFSHASWSVSSILPAIPVMVLTLGFHVITPFICKIAGNSVHDARKAILIGGFIPLIMVFSWNLIVLGLSGTNPGASPGDPISLLLSVKSSALAAVQGFAFSALATSLIGYAVSFPKQLVDTLDLIFQKNNGGKNSSPAPMICDGNGAGRVGSLGYLRLDCVGHPGIILFSRLQHSSAPENYATSSKRAFDSIEVLVVPVVLGASVLIASFFRSTFSRALDFAGVYANCFLFGILPPLMAYIQQSRKKLRPEILPGGNVTLLLLFSVAVALGIWH, from the exons ATGCCTCCCTCACTTTCATACAGACTCACAAACTCAGTGACAGCATCAAGATTCAACTTCCCCAGACACAACATCAATCACCCTCGCAATACCGCCGCCAATCTCCCCATTCTCTTCAACCCCGACAAAACCCCACTTCACAATCCCACTCCATCGTTGACCAAAAACCCAATCTTTACTTCAAAAACCCAGAAACTTACTTCAGTCCCCAACTGCGCAGACCCTAGCGAGTCTCTGCATCTTTCACAACCTTCAGGAACTCAAGAACAGACCCAGAAGAAGAGCTTTTGGGGAGCTGTCAGCTTGATCGTGGGGACGGCAGTGGGACCAGGAATGCTGGGCCTCCCTGCGCTCACCATCAAATCAGGTCCTTTCCCTTCAACCATTGCCATTCTCTTGGCATGGGTTTATGTTGTGTCCTCCATAGTACTTGTTGCAGAGCTCACTTTTGCAGCCATGGAGGAAGATGGGGTTGGGGAGGTGAGCTTCACTGGCCTTGCTACTAAGGCCTTGGGGAACGGATTTGGGGCTCTTGTGGCCATTGTGTATGCTTCTCTGAGCTTTTCTCTGTTGGTGGCATGTGTTTCTGGGATTGGTTCCATTGTCTCACAGTGGTTCCCATGTGTGGATGTTGCACTGGCCTTTGGGTTGTTTCCTTTGGCTGTTGGGGTTGTCATCAGGTTCTTCCCCTTTTATGCAATAGATGCTGCAAATAGGCTCTTGTGCTTTGTTATGCTTATATCTATAAGTGCACTAGTGGGGATTGGTTTGTCTGTGGCTAGGAGTAATGTGGTTGCTTCCTTTTCTCATGCCTCTTGGAGCGTGTCATCAATTTTGCCAGCCATACCAGTCATGGTACTGACGCTGGGGTTCCATGTGATCACCCCTTTCATTTGCAAGATTGCTGGAAATTCGGTGCACGATGCTAGGAAAGCTATTCTAATTGGTGGGTTCATTCCATTAATTATGGTTTTTTCATGGAATTTGATTGTTCTGGGGCTTTCTGGGACTAATCCTGGAGCTTCACCTGGAGATCCCATATCCCTTTTACTCTCTGTCAAGTCCTCCGCTCTAGCAGCGGTTCAAGGTTTCGCCTTTTCTGCTCTTGCTACTAGCCTGATAGGCTATGCTGTAAGTTTCCCAAAACAGCTCGTTGATACCTTAGACTTGATTTTCCAGAAGAACAACGGAGGGAAAAATTCGAGTCCTGCTCCGATGATCTGTGATGGAAATGGAGCTGGCAGAGTTGGTTCTCTAGGTTATTTGAGGTTGGATTGTGTTGGTCATCCTGGAATCATCTTATTTAGTAGATTACAACATTCATCAGCTCCAGAAAATTATGCAACATCGAGCAAAAGGGCATTTGATTCCATTGAAGTTCTTGTAGTGCCAGTGGTACTTGGTGCTTCGGTTCTTATAGCGTCCTTCTTTCGCTCAACTTTTTCTAGAGCACTCGATTTTGCTGGGGTATATGCTAACTGTTTCCTATTTGGCATCCTTCCtccattgatggcatacattcaGCAATCCAGGAAGAAGCTCAG GCCAGAGATTCTACCAGGAGGAAATGTTACTCTTCTGTTACTCTTTAGTGTTGCTGTTGCTTTAGGAATTTGGCATTAA
- the LOC104425243 gene encoding tyrosine-specific transport protein isoform X2 — MPPSLSYRLTNSVTASRFNFPRHNINHPRNTAANLPILFNPDKTPLHNPTPSLTKNPIFTSKTQKLTSVPNCADPSESLHLSQPSGTQEQTQKKSFWGAVSLIVGTAVGPGMLGLPALTIKSGPFPSTIAILLAWVYVVSSIVLVAELTFAAMEEDGVGEVSFTGLATKALGNGFGALVAIVYASLSFSLLVACVSGIGSIVSQWFPCVDVALAFGLFPLAVGVVIRFFPFYAIDAANRLLCFVMLISISALVGIGLSVARSNVVASFSHASWSVSSILPAIPVMVLTLGFHVITPFICKIAGNSVHDARKAILIGGFIPLIMVFSWNLIVLGLSGTNPGASPGDPISLLLSVKSSALAAVQGFAFSALATSLIGYAVSFPKQLVDTLDLIFQKNNGGKNSSPAPMICDGNGAGRVGSLGYLRLDCVGHPGIILFSRLQHSSAPENYATSSKRAFDSIEVLVVPVVLGASVLIASFFRSTFSRALDFAGVYANCFLFGILPPLMAYIQQSRKKLRCETWFTQHIHFLHCNLCFE, encoded by the exons ATGCCTCCCTCACTTTCATACAGACTCACAAACTCAGTGACAGCATCAAGATTCAACTTCCCCAGACACAACATCAATCACCCTCGCAATACCGCCGCCAATCTCCCCATTCTCTTCAACCCCGACAAAACCCCACTTCACAATCCCACTCCATCGTTGACCAAAAACCCAATCTTTACTTCAAAAACCCAGAAACTTACTTCAGTCCCCAACTGCGCAGACCCTAGCGAGTCTCTGCATCTTTCACAACCTTCAGGAACTCAAGAACAGACCCAGAAGAAGAGCTTTTGGGGAGCTGTCAGCTTGATCGTGGGGACGGCAGTGGGACCAGGAATGCTGGGCCTCCCTGCGCTCACCATCAAATCAGGTCCTTTCCCTTCAACCATTGCCATTCTCTTGGCATGGGTTTATGTTGTGTCCTCCATAGTACTTGTTGCAGAGCTCACTTTTGCAGCCATGGAGGAAGATGGGGTTGGGGAGGTGAGCTTCACTGGCCTTGCTACTAAGGCCTTGGGGAACGGATTTGGGGCTCTTGTGGCCATTGTGTATGCTTCTCTGAGCTTTTCTCTGTTGGTGGCATGTGTTTCTGGGATTGGTTCCATTGTCTCACAGTGGTTCCCATGTGTGGATGTTGCACTGGCCTTTGGGTTGTTTCCTTTGGCTGTTGGGGTTGTCATCAGGTTCTTCCCCTTTTATGCAATAGATGCTGCAAATAGGCTCTTGTGCTTTGTTATGCTTATATCTATAAGTGCACTAGTGGGGATTGGTTTGTCTGTGGCTAGGAGTAATGTGGTTGCTTCCTTTTCTCATGCCTCTTGGAGCGTGTCATCAATTTTGCCAGCCATACCAGTCATGGTACTGACGCTGGGGTTCCATGTGATCACCCCTTTCATTTGCAAGATTGCTGGAAATTCGGTGCACGATGCTAGGAAAGCTATTCTAATTGGTGGGTTCATTCCATTAATTATGGTTTTTTCATGGAATTTGATTGTTCTGGGGCTTTCTGGGACTAATCCTGGAGCTTCACCTGGAGATCCCATATCCCTTTTACTCTCTGTCAAGTCCTCCGCTCTAGCAGCGGTTCAAGGTTTCGCCTTTTCTGCTCTTGCTACTAGCCTGATAGGCTATGCTGTAAGTTTCCCAAAACAGCTCGTTGATACCTTAGACTTGATTTTCCAGAAGAACAACGGAGGGAAAAATTCGAGTCCTGCTCCGATGATCTGTGATGGAAATGGAGCTGGCAGAGTTGGTTCTCTAGGTTATTTGAGGTTGGATTGTGTTGGTCATCCTGGAATCATCTTATTTAGTAGATTACAACATTCATCAGCTCCAGAAAATTATGCAACATCGAGCAAAAGGGCATTTGATTCCATTGAAGTTCTTGTAGTGCCAGTGGTACTTGGTGCTTCGGTTCTTATAGCGTCCTTCTTTCGCTCAACTTTTTCTAGAGCACTCGATTTTGCTGGGGTATATGCTAACTGTTTCCTATTTGGCATCCTTCCtccattgatggcatacattcaGCAATCCAGGAAGAAGCTCAG GTGCGAAACATGGTTCACCCAGCACATTCATTTTCTGCATTGCAACCTCTGTTTTGAGTAG
- the LOC104425245 gene encoding thioredoxin-like 1-1, chloroplastic, with product MAELMSRSGLFSSRHHRVAGECGVSVFPRSFKAGKLAGFQLRLRPVAMTKPPGLRSPVSRSRSSVFGDGIVHKRPECVPKRRLSRNYSSNVQGNLRIGKAQKWWEKGLQPNMREVNGAQDLVESLLSAGDKLVVVGFFSPGCGGCRALHPKICQLAEMNPDVQFLQVNYEEHKSMCYSLNVHVLPFFRLYRGAHGRLCSFSCTNATIKKFKDALAKHIPDRCSLGPTKGLEEKELLALAANKDLSFNYKPKPVPVTEHEEAVAEPVVSPAHSDLPLPVSLPLPHQPLRTKNLWLIQQDEVGNYSISSSSLLFFLYRHFSIFLGLFLSLQCLQSKKLVKTIHRT from the exons ATGGCCGAGCTCATGAGCAGATCGGGTTTGTTCTCGTCGCGCCACCATCGGGTCGCCGGCGAATGCGGCGTCTCCGTGTTCCCCAGAAGCTTCAAGGCTGGCAAATTGGCGGGGTTTCAGCTCAGGCTCCGCCCCGTCGCGATGACGAAGCCGCCGGGGCTGAGATCTCCCGTCTCCAGATCGAGGAGCAGCGTTTTCGGCGACGGAATCGTGCACAAGCGGCCTGAGTGCGTGCCGAAGAGAAGGCTGTCGCGAAATTACTCCTCGAATGTGCAG GGTAATTTGAGGATAGGGAAGGCTCAGAAATGGTGGGAGAAGGGGCTTCAACCGAACATGAGAGAGGTCAATGGTGCGCAAGACCTCGTGGAGAGTCTGTTGAGCGCTGGAGATAAACTGGTGGTTGTCGGCTTCTTCTCCCCCGGCTGTGGTGGATGCAGGGCCCTGCATCCGAAGATATGCCAATTGGCGGAGATGAATCCGGATGTGCAGTTCCTTCAGGTGAACTACGAGGAGCACAAGTCCATGTGTTATAGCCTCAACGTTCATGTTCTCCCGTTTTTCCGATTATATAGAGGTGCTCATGGCCGGCTCTGCAGCTTCAGCTGCACTAATGCCACG ataaagaaatttaaagaTGCATTGGCCAAGCACATCCCAGACCGTTGTAGCCTTGGCCCGACAAAAGGTCTGGAAGAGAAAGAGCTCCTGGCACTCGCAGCCAACAAAGATTTATCCTTCAACTACAAGCCGAAGCCAGTTCCTGTCACAGAGCACGAAGAAGCAGTGGCTGAACCTGTGGTATCTCCTGCTCATTCGGACCTTCCTCTCCCTGTTTCACTTCCCCTTCCCCATCAACCTCTTCGGACCAAAAACCTTTGGCTAATACAGCAAGATGAGGTTGGCAACTATAGTATTTCGTCTTcatctctccttttcttcttgtacaggcatttttctatttttctgggCTTGTTTCTCTCTTTACAGTGCTTACAAAGCAAGAAACTGGTAAAGACAATACATAGGACTTAG
- the LOC104425246 gene encoding glucose-induced degradation protein 4 homolog — MPVRVVESSTPSQVSGANSGNTLPQACSLLTVGQTFSGTQNVSSLQNEKDEAWRVNVCIQGCDLDHGYLCGTMEALNVPMADTPVVTFWEGEIVDGKNYTFFTGKWEAMPEDDIRHWTKFPSFLPLLSRVEADGGKTLDLSNYQYIFMRWKEQYFVNVGEDCGLTIAGFYYVCFSCIDGSISGFYYDPKSSPFQKLELQATNGERLGYSFSTYEFQ, encoded by the exons GTGCAAATTCTGGAAATACATTACCCCAAGCTTGTTCACTTTTAACTGTTGGACAG ACCTTCTCTGGCACTCAGAACGTCTCTAGTCTGCAGAACGAGAAAGATGAAGCTTGGAGAGTTAATGTCTGTATTCAAGGATGCGACCTTGATCATGGTTATCTCTGTGGTACCATGGAAGCCCTGAACGTTCCAATGGCAGATACACCG GTAGTGACCTTTTGGGAAGGAGAGATTGTTGACGGCAAGAACTACACATTCTTCACTGGCAAGTGGGAAGCAAT GCCAGAAGACGATATAAGGCACTGGACCAAGTTCCCATCTTTCTTGCCTCTTCTG AGCCGAGTGGAAGCTGATGGTGGCAAAACTTTGGACCTAAGCAATTATCAGTACATATTTATG AGATGGAAAGAGCAGTACTTTGTGAATGTTGGAGAAGACTGTGGTTTGACTATAGCTGGCTTTTACTACGTTTGCTTCTCATGCATTGATGGGTCCATCAGCGGGTTCTATTATGATCCTAAAAGCAG TCCATTTCAGAAGCTTGAACTTCAGGCCACAAACGGAGAAAGATTGGGTTACAGTTTTTCCACCTATGAGTTCCAGTGA